In Chitinispirillales bacterium, the following are encoded in one genomic region:
- a CDS encoding EscU/YscU/HrcU family type III secretion system export apparatus switch protein, which produces MVKKLRKKKSVALKYDEKTANAPVVVAKGEGKIAEEILKKASENEIPIYEDGALVEVLSEIEIDREIPTELYKAVAEILSWVYRAHKSIN; this is translated from the coding sequence ATGGTAAAAAAATTACGGAAAAAAAAATCGGTGGCTCTTAAATACGACGAGAAAACAGCGAACGCTCCTGTAGTTGTGGCTAAGGGAGAGGGAAAAATCGCCGAAGAAATTCTTAAAAAAGCAAGTGAAAACGAAATTCCGATTTATGAAGACGGTGCGCTAGTCGAAGTTTTGAGCGAAATTGAAATTGATCGTGAAATTCCTACGGAATTATATAAAGCGGTAGCGGAAATTTTAAGTTGGGTTTATAGGGCGCACAAAAGTATAAATTGA
- a CDS encoding metallophosphatase family protein, with product MRIAIMSDIHGNLEALSSVLVDINGRNVDRIICLGDIIGYGSEPNECVWMVEAYCDYCLLGNHEAAIFDRLVAQEFNKHAHFSIDWTRGNLNQKSVNFIEKMELLKVENEFTAVHATPYRPNSWNYISSMDDARFAFNFFNTKFCFIGHSHVPGVIVSEKDELDVSILPPRSFNYGTGFKQNAKFIVNVGSVGQPRDKNPDSCYVIIDTDLREVSFLRIQYDIALCQQKMRTAGLPVFLINRIAEGC from the coding sequence TTGCGAATCGCTATAATGTCGGATATACACGGGAATCTTGAAGCGTTATCTTCGGTTCTTGTGGATATTAACGGTAGAAATGTTGACAGGATTATATGTTTAGGCGATATTATCGGTTACGGTTCTGAGCCAAATGAGTGCGTTTGGATGGTTGAAGCGTACTGTGACTATTGTTTGTTAGGAAATCATGAAGCGGCGATTTTTGATAGGCTTGTTGCGCAGGAATTTAATAAACATGCACATTTTTCAATTGATTGGACACGCGGCAACTTGAATCAGAAGTCTGTTAATTTTATTGAAAAAATGGAGTTGTTGAAGGTTGAAAATGAATTTACCGCCGTTCACGCGACGCCATATAGACCGAATTCTTGGAATTATATTTCTTCAATGGACGATGCGCGGTTTGCTTTCAATTTTTTTAATACTAAGTTTTGTTTTATCGGTCACAGCCATGTTCCTGGTGTTATTGTTTCGGAGAAAGATGAGTTAGATGTTTCAATTTTACCGCCTCGATCTTTTAACTATGGAACAGGTTTTAAGCAAAATGCGAAGTTTATAGTCAATGTCGGCAGTGTAGGGCAACCGCGCGATAAAAATCCTGATAGTTGTTATGTGATAATTGACACGGATTTACGAGAAGTGTCTTTTTTACGCATTCAGTACGATATTGCACTTTGCCAACAAAAGATGCGCACTGCCGGGTTGCCTGTTTTTTTAATAAACCGCATTGCTGAAGGTTGTTGA
- a CDS encoding TonB family protein — protein sequence MAYQIKLKRITNPDVLDKVVAEIARSSGASSEKIKGSLSSQAFTSIGKSFDRQTAKDLRSNYESLGAIVQTIDLDDIDEDDEEEIDGRVLSQEEYIKALNERADIFKVEEEKKSTKFIVPLLWLLGIGLSYYFAVIFKIEVVAADFYEKHIKENVIQLAETIDLTKNLDEKKKEEEKKEEPKKEEKKELKPKENKGSGGVTGGGGDPRARVTKKGVLGIVSGAVTGAAVANSDLFGKGGYAQGIDAVLSGSGGLKAGGGGGTGRAGAAGIGFGSGYGSGFGGGSGGIDNLAGLMGGGGSNVEIKKRGDLKVKEPGGAGAAGLTGGRSRASIMRVVRQNMASLQYAYNQRLKDNPGMQGRVTIKWAIDEFGNVIFCKLVGSTIGDESFEQTVVDKIKRWAFGKIDIPGDVTEVEYPFVFTPN from the coding sequence ATGGCTTATCAAATTAAGTTAAAAAGGATAACGAATCCTGATGTTCTCGACAAAGTTGTTGCGGAAATTGCGAGATCGTCGGGAGCGTCTTCCGAAAAAATTAAAGGATCTTTGTCGTCACAGGCGTTTACTTCCATAGGTAAAAGTTTTGATCGGCAGACTGCAAAAGATTTACGGTCAAATTATGAATCTTTGGGCGCGATAGTTCAAACGATTGATTTGGACGACATTGACGAAGACGATGAAGAAGAAATCGACGGCAGAGTTCTTTCTCAAGAAGAATATATAAAAGCGCTTAACGAAAGAGCGGATATATTCAAAGTTGAAGAGGAAAAGAAATCGACTAAATTTATAGTTCCGCTTTTGTGGCTGCTCGGTATTGGGTTGAGTTATTATTTCGCCGTGATATTTAAAATAGAGGTTGTTGCGGCGGATTTCTACGAAAAACACATCAAAGAAAACGTAATCCAATTAGCGGAAACGATTGATTTGACGAAAAACCTTGACGAAAAGAAGAAAGAGGAAGAAAAAAAGGAAGAGCCTAAAAAAGAAGAGAAAAAAGAACTTAAACCCAAAGAAAATAAAGGCAGCGGCGGCGTAACGGGCGGCGGCGGAGATCCTAGGGCTAGAGTTACTAAAAAAGGTGTATTAGGTATAGTTTCCGGCGCTGTTACAGGAGCTGCGGTAGCCAATTCGGATTTATTCGGAAAAGGCGGTTATGCGCAAGGTATTGATGCCGTTCTTTCTGGTTCGGGCGGGCTTAAAGCCGGCGGCGGCGGTGGAACGGGGCGCGCCGGAGCGGCGGGTATAGGATTCGGTTCCGGATACGGCAGCGGTTTTGGCGGAGGTTCGGGTGGAATTGATAACCTTGCCGGATTAATGGGCGGCGGCGGCAGTAATGTCGAAATCAAAAAACGCGGTGATTTGAAAGTAAAAGAACCTGGCGGCGCTGGAGCGGCGGGACTTACAGGCGGTCGTTCCAGAGCTAGCATTATGCGTGTTGTCCGTCAAAATATGGCGAGTTTGCAATATGCGTATAATCAGCGGCTTAAGGATAATCCGGGTATGCAAGGACGTGTTACGATAAAATGGGCTATTGACGAATTCGGAAACGTTATTTTCTGTAAATTGGTCGGTTCTACTATTGGAGACGAGTCTTTTGAGCAAACAGTTGTTGATAAAATAAAACGGTGGGCGTTCGGGAAAATTGATATTCCCGGCGATGTTACCGAAGTAGAATATCCTTTTGTGTTTACACCTAACTAA
- the tpiA gene encoding triose-phosphate isomerase: MSRKIFIAGNWKMNTTIEEAVELAKGIIEETKNRGDVEVAVCPPYVNLSVVAQIIKGSGIKLGAQDVHWEPSGAYTGKISAAMLKSAGCEYVIIGHSEQRQYFGETDESVNKKVKAAIAGGLKPIICVGELLSERENGFTEVTVEKQVVGAYNGLSKEDALKTVIAYEPVWAIGTGRTATPEQADEMHLFIRNSLVKLYDKDLAQNIVIQYGGSMNPKNAKELLAKENVDGGLIGGASLKPDQFKGVVIPQ, encoded by the coding sequence ATGAGTAGAAAAATATTTATTGCCGGTAACTGGAAGATGAACACTACAATTGAAGAGGCTGTAGAGTTGGCTAAAGGCATCATAGAGGAAACGAAAAACAGAGGTGATGTTGAAGTCGCTGTTTGTCCGCCATACGTCAATTTGTCGGTCGTAGCGCAGATAATTAAAGGAAGCGGAATAAAACTCGGCGCACAAGATGTTCATTGGGAACCGAGCGGAGCATATACAGGGAAAATATCCGCCGCTATGCTTAAAAGCGCAGGCTGCGAGTATGTTATTATCGGACATTCCGAACAGAGACAATATTTCGGTGAAACTGACGAAAGCGTTAACAAAAAAGTAAAAGCGGCGATTGCAGGCGGACTTAAACCGATTATATGTGTCGGCGAGTTATTAAGCGAACGGGAAAACGGGTTTACCGAAGTAACGGTAGAAAAACAGGTTGTAGGAGCATATAACGGTTTGTCTAAAGAAGACGCGTTGAAGACGGTTATCGCCTATGAGCCGGTTTGGGCGATAGGGACAGGTAGAACAGCCACTCCCGAGCAGGCGGACGAAATGCATTTGTTTATAAGAAATTCTCTTGTAAAATTATACGATAAAGATCTTGCGCAGAATATCGTCATTCAGTATGGCGGAAGTATGAATCCTAAAAATGCGAAAGAATTACTTGCGAAAGAAAATGTCGATGGCGGGTTAATAGGGGGCGCATCGCTTAAGCCTGATCAATTTAAGGGCGTGGTAATACCTCAGTAA